In a genomic window of Streptomyces pristinaespiralis:
- a CDS encoding ABC transporter permease, whose translation MTKKADKIDRLAELMQTSEVTSGASLWREAMRRLRASKMAIIGAVIIALFVLLAIVGPWLAPHSPSAQTWRGEVFANKGQFVGARGDNWFGLDHLGRDMFSRILVGARQTLMVGVVSMLIGLIVGALVGVLSGAAATLGGRTGERVDTVIMRFTDIMLSLPSLLLAVSIAAVMGQSLTTVMIAVGVVQIPIFARLLRGSMLVQGSSDYVLAAKALGIRKKRIVLTQILPNSLSPVIVQATLSLATAIIEAAALSYLGLGNPDPAIPEWGVMLAQAERFFDNEPMMAAYPAIGIIITALGFTLLGEAMREALDPKLRG comes from the coding sequence ATGACGAAGAAGGCCGACAAGATCGACCGGCTCGCGGAGCTGATGCAGACCTCCGAGGTCACCAGCGGCGCGAGTCTGTGGCGCGAGGCCATGCGGCGGCTGCGGGCCAGCAAGATGGCCATCATCGGCGCCGTCATCATCGCGCTGTTCGTGCTCCTCGCGATCGTCGGACCGTGGCTCGCTCCGCACAGCCCGTCCGCCCAGACGTGGCGCGGCGAGGTCTTCGCCAACAAGGGGCAGTTCGTCGGCGCCCGCGGCGACAACTGGTTCGGCCTCGACCACCTCGGCCGGGACATGTTCTCCCGGATCCTCGTCGGCGCCCGGCAGACCCTGATGGTCGGCGTGGTGTCGATGCTGATCGGTCTGATCGTCGGCGCGCTCGTCGGCGTTCTCTCCGGCGCCGCGGCGACCCTCGGCGGCAGGACCGGTGAGCGCGTCGACACCGTGATCATGCGCTTCACCGACATCATGCTCTCGCTGCCGTCGCTGCTGCTGGCGGTCTCCATCGCCGCGGTGATGGGGCAGTCGCTGACCACCGTGATGATCGCGGTCGGCGTCGTGCAGATCCCGATCTTCGCGCGGCTGCTCCGCGGTTCGATGCTGGTCCAGGGCAGCAGCGATTACGTGCTCGCGGCCAAGGCGCTCGGCATCAGGAAGAAGCGGATCGTCCTCACCCAGATCCTGCCGAACTCGCTCAGCCCGGTGATCGTCCAGGCGACGCTGAGCCTCGCCACCGCGATCATCGAGGCCGCGGCCCTGTCCTACCTGGGCCTCGGCAACCCCGATCCGGCCATCCCGGAGTGGGGCGTCATGCTCGCCCAGGCAGAACGGTTCTTCGACAACGAGCCGATGATGGCGGCCTACCCCGCCATCGGCATCATCATCACCGCCCTCGGCTTCACCCTGCTCGGCGAGGCCATGCGCGAAGCCCTCGACCCGAAGCTGCGAGGCTGA
- a CDS encoding ABC transporter permease, translating to MLRLVVRRLLQLIPTLLGLSVLLFLWLNRLPGGPASAILGERATEAEVARINRALGLDQPVYVQYWRFLKRIFELDLGTSTQTGQPVWDEFATRFPATVELSIVAIGIAIVVGIPMGYLAAKRRGGWLDVGAVSGSLIGICIPVFFLALILKGIFAVQLQMFPSYGRLDTGMDATDVTGFAVLDGLLTGELDASLDAIHHLILPAIALSSIPLAVIVRMTRASVLEVLGEDYVRTAESKGLDKRVVRGRHVLRNALLPVVTAVGLLTGSLLSGAVLTESVFSFNGIGNFIRTSIDARDYPVLVGFILFIAMVYVLINLLVDLAYSLIDPRVRVH from the coding sequence GTGCTGCGACTCGTCGTACGAAGACTGCTACAGCTCATACCCACCCTGCTCGGCCTGTCGGTTCTGCTCTTCCTCTGGCTGAACCGGCTGCCCGGCGGACCCGCCTCAGCGATCCTGGGCGAGCGGGCGACCGAAGCCGAAGTGGCGCGTATCAACCGGGCCCTCGGGCTCGACCAGCCCGTCTACGTCCAGTACTGGCGCTTCCTCAAGCGCATCTTCGAACTGGACCTCGGCACGTCCACCCAGACCGGTCAGCCGGTGTGGGACGAATTCGCGACGCGGTTCCCGGCGACGGTCGAACTGAGCATCGTCGCCATCGGCATTGCCATCGTTGTCGGGATCCCGATGGGCTACCTGGCGGCCAAGCGCCGCGGCGGCTGGCTCGACGTCGGCGCCGTCTCCGGATCGCTGATCGGCATCTGCATCCCGGTCTTCTTCCTCGCCCTGATCCTCAAGGGGATCTTCGCCGTCCAGCTGCAGATGTTCCCGAGCTACGGACGGCTCGACACCGGCATGGACGCCACGGACGTCACCGGATTCGCCGTCCTCGACGGCCTGCTGACCGGTGAGCTGGACGCCAGCCTGGACGCGATCCACCATCTGATCCTGCCCGCCATAGCGCTGTCCTCCATCCCGCTCGCCGTCATCGTGCGCATGACCCGCGCCAGCGTCCTCGAGGTCCTCGGCGAGGACTACGTCCGCACGGCCGAGTCCAAGGGTCTCGACAAGCGGGTCGTCCGCGGCCGGCACGTGCTGCGCAACGCGCTGCTGCCGGTGGTCACCGCCGTGGGTCTGCTGACCGGAAGCCTGCTCTCCGGCGCGGTGCTGACCGAGTCGGTCTTCTCCTTCAACGGGATCGGCAACTTCATCCGCACCTCGATCGACGCCCGCGACTACCCGGTGCTCGTCGGGTTCATCCTCTTCATCGCGATGGTGTACGTCCTCATCAACCTCCTGGTCGACCTCGCGTACAGCCTTATCGACCCGAGAGTGCGGGTGCACTGA
- a CDS encoding AAA family ATPase → MSAVPSRAGAVTTALPVLRDLRQRAGRSPHSLVFAAGDVVVVSGLPGSGKSTLIRRAARGLGIDSQDTRDRWDARAPRFLPYAVYRPLVRLAHYAGLRRALRSGESVVVHDCGTQAWVRRWLARETRRRGTSLHLVLLDVTPQVARAGQRERGRGVSGYAFARHRRAVSHLVSDAEAGRLPAGCASAVLLDREAAGTLGRLGFE, encoded by the coding sequence ATGTCCGCCGTCCCGTCACGGGCCGGAGCGGTCACGACCGCCCTGCCCGTGCTGCGCGACCTGCGGCAGCGGGCCGGGCGCAGCCCGCACAGCCTGGTCTTCGCCGCCGGTGACGTGGTGGTGGTCTCCGGCCTGCCCGGCAGCGGAAAATCCACGCTGATCCGGCGCGCGGCGAGGGGTCTCGGCATCGACTCGCAGGACACGCGGGACCGCTGGGACGCCCGCGCGCCCCGCTTCCTGCCGTACGCCGTCTACCGCCCGCTGGTGCGCCTCGCGCACTACGCCGGACTGCGGCGTGCCCTCCGTTCGGGCGAGAGCGTCGTCGTGCACGACTGCGGCACCCAGGCGTGGGTGCGGCGCTGGCTCGCCCGTGAGACACGGCGGCGCGGCACGTCCCTCCACCTGGTGCTGCTGGACGTGACGCCCCAGGTCGCGAGAGCCGGCCAGCGGGAGCGGGGCCGCGGCGTCTCCGGCTACGCCTTCGCCCGCCACCGCCGGGCCGTCTCCCACCTGGTCTCCGACGCGGAGGCGGGACGCCTGCCGGCCGGCTGCGCGTCGGCGGTCCTCCTGGACCGCGAGGCAGCGGGAACGCTGGGCCGCCTGGGCTTCGAGTAA
- the gcvT gene encoding glycine cleavage system aminomethyltransferase GcvT has translation MSNAPRLTALDALHRSLGATMTDFAGWDMPLRYGSERDEHNAVRTKAGLFDLSHMGEITVTGPQAVDLLNYALVGNIGTVGLGRARYTMICREDGGILDDLIVYRLGEDEYMVVANAGNAQIVLDAVTARAQGFDATVRDDRDAYALIAVQGPESPGILKSLTDADLDGLKYYAGLPGTVAGVPALIARTGYTGEDGFELFVEPQHAEKLWQALTEAGAPAGLIPCGLSCRDTLRLEAGMPLYGHELTTALTPFDAGLGRVVKFEKDGDFVGREALTAAAERAESAPPRKLVGLIAEGRRVPRAGMSVVADGTVIGEVTSGAPSPTLGKPIAMAYVDAAHAAPGTPGVGVDIRGTHEPYEVVALPFYKRQK, from the coding sequence ATGAGCAACGCCCCCCGTCTGACCGCACTCGACGCCCTGCACAGGTCGCTCGGCGCGACCATGACCGATTTCGCCGGCTGGGACATGCCCCTGCGGTACGGCAGTGAGCGCGACGAGCACAACGCCGTCCGCACCAAGGCCGGGCTGTTCGACCTGTCCCACATGGGTGAGATCACCGTCACCGGCCCGCAGGCCGTTGACCTGCTGAACTACGCGCTGGTCGGCAACATCGGCACCGTCGGCCTCGGCCGCGCCCGCTACACGATGATCTGCCGGGAGGACGGCGGCATCCTCGACGACCTGATCGTCTACCGCCTCGGCGAGGACGAGTACATGGTCGTCGCCAACGCCGGCAACGCCCAGATCGTCCTCGACGCCGTCACCGCTCGTGCCCAGGGCTTCGACGCCACCGTCCGCGACGACCGTGACGCGTACGCGCTGATCGCCGTCCAGGGCCCGGAGTCCCCCGGCATCCTGAAGTCGCTGACCGACGCCGATCTGGACGGCCTGAAGTACTACGCGGGCCTGCCGGGCACCGTGGCGGGCGTCCCCGCGCTGATCGCGCGCACCGGCTACACCGGCGAGGACGGCTTCGAGCTGTTCGTCGAGCCGCAGCACGCCGAGAAGCTCTGGCAGGCGCTGACCGAGGCGGGCGCGCCCGCCGGTCTGATCCCGTGCGGCCTGTCCTGCCGCGACACGCTGCGCCTGGAGGCGGGCATGCCGCTGTACGGCCACGAGCTGACCACGGCGCTCACCCCCTTCGACGCGGGTCTCGGCCGGGTGGTGAAGTTCGAGAAGGACGGCGACTTCGTCGGCCGTGAGGCGCTGACGGCCGCCGCGGAGCGCGCGGAGTCCGCGCCGCCGCGCAAGCTGGTCGGGCTGATCGCGGAGGGCCGCCGGGTCCCGCGCGCCGGCATGTCCGTGGTGGCGGACGGCACGGTGATCGGCGAGGTCACCTCCGGGGCCCCGAGCCCCACCCTCGGCAAGCCGATCGCCATGGCTTACGTGGACGCGGCCCACGCCGCGCCGGGCACGCCGGGCGTCGGCGTCGACATCCGGGGCACCCACGAGCCGTACGAGGTCGTGGCGCTGCCGTTCTACAAGCGCCAGAAGTGA
- the gcvH gene encoding glycine cleavage system protein GcvH: protein MSNPQQLRYSKEHEWLSAAEDGVSTVGITEHAANALGDVVYVQLPEVGDTVTAGETCGELESTKSVSDLYSPVSGEVTEANEDVVGDPSLVNSAPFEGGWLFKVRVSEEPKDLLSADEYTEFAG, encoded by the coding sequence ATGAGCAACCCCCAGCAGCTGCGCTACAGCAAGGAGCACGAGTGGCTGTCGGCCGCCGAGGACGGCGTGTCGACGGTCGGCATCACGGAGCACGCGGCCAACGCGCTCGGCGACGTGGTGTACGTCCAGCTCCCCGAGGTCGGTGACACGGTGACCGCGGGCGAGACCTGCGGCGAGCTGGAGTCCACCAAGTCGGTCAGCGACCTGTACTCCCCGGTCAGCGGTGAGGTCACCGAGGCCAACGAGGATGTCGTAGGCGACCCGTCGCTGGTGAACTCCGCGCCCTTCGAGGGCGGCTGGCTGTTCAAGGTGCGTGTCAGCGAGGAGCCGAAGGACCTGCTCTCCGCGGACGAGTACACCGAATTCGCCGGCTGA
- a CDS encoding enhanced serine sensitivity protein SseB — protein sequence MDIPRTGWPGNELEEVLAASLGNPAAGGRLVEVLGRSPIWVPLPNGGSQESRDLDLPTMEIDGAAYVPVFSSEQQFLQCVGAHMPFTVAPAREFARGLPPQLGIAVNPGGAVGAPLPPAAVAELCRAGRTPLEGPASGGRVRLFEPDWQEEPVDFLAAAAGEFEAVGVVLTGRRVLASIEGDAPTLFIGVQLSSWEGVERNAPMDALGRAMGRVQPPWPVNLVLLDVAQDPVADWMLERVRPFYQRQHA from the coding sequence ATGGACATACCCCGCACCGGCTGGCCCGGCAACGAGCTCGAAGAGGTGCTCGCCGCCTCCCTCGGCAACCCCGCGGCCGGAGGCCGCCTCGTCGAGGTGCTCGGCCGCAGCCCGATATGGGTTCCGCTGCCCAACGGCGGCAGCCAGGAGAGCCGGGACCTCGATCTGCCGACCATGGAGATCGACGGCGCCGCGTACGTCCCCGTCTTCAGCTCGGAGCAGCAGTTCCTGCAGTGCGTCGGCGCCCATATGCCGTTCACCGTCGCGCCCGCGCGGGAATTCGCCCGCGGACTGCCGCCGCAGCTCGGCATCGCCGTCAACCCGGGCGGCGCCGTCGGCGCCCCCCTGCCGCCCGCCGCGGTCGCCGAACTGTGCCGCGCGGGGCGGACACCGCTCGAGGGTCCCGCCTCCGGCGGCCGGGTGCGGCTCTTCGAACCGGACTGGCAGGAGGAGCCGGTCGACTTCCTCGCCGCCGCGGCCGGTGAGTTCGAGGCCGTCGGCGTCGTGCTGACCGGCCGCCGCGTGCTCGCCTCCATCGAGGGCGACGCGCCGACGCTCTTCATCGGTGTGCAGCTCTCGTCCTGGGAAGGCGTCGAACGCAACGCCCCCATGGACGCCCTCGGCCGGGCCATGGGCCGGGTCCAGCCGCCGTGGCCGGTCAACCTGGTGCTTCTCGACGTCGCGCAGGATCCGGTGGCCGACTGGATGCTCGAGCGCGTGCGTCCCTTCTATCAACGACAGCACGCGTAG
- a CDS encoding enhanced serine sensitivity protein SseB C-terminal domain-containing protein: protein MSASGTAAAGQVEHMLRQVTPGRYDAYEALLHALADPAGGRIWMLLWHGQPGSPDAQYGNMEIDGVCYAPCVTSPQELAVSGWNRAHEITTGRDIARALYPDRWGIWLNPHAPGGGVGVPWLDLRRIATGLDRMPAGPLRLSDPAIEIPQFYALLTQNAHRTPSVRSLRRAWVQPAVGPAYLAIGLDLYDTGPQSVKTVRVMMQQSVAAVPDGLPVSTVAMADEYDPVTMWMRVNARPFYDRDAHAGAPPTGGGYGYPPPHTR, encoded by the coding sequence GTGAGTGCGTCAGGCACCGCGGCGGCCGGGCAGGTCGAGCACATGCTGCGCCAGGTGACTCCCGGCCGCTACGACGCGTACGAGGCGCTGCTGCACGCCCTCGCCGACCCCGCCGGCGGCCGGATCTGGATGCTGCTGTGGCACGGGCAGCCCGGCTCGCCCGACGCCCAGTACGGGAACATGGAGATCGACGGCGTCTGTTACGCCCCGTGCGTCACCTCCCCCCAGGAGCTCGCCGTCTCCGGCTGGAACCGCGCGCACGAGATCACCACCGGCCGGGACATCGCCCGCGCCCTCTACCCGGACCGCTGGGGCATCTGGCTGAACCCGCACGCGCCCGGCGGCGGTGTCGGCGTGCCGTGGCTGGATCTGCGCCGTATCGCCACCGGCCTCGACCGGATGCCGGCGGGACCGCTGCGGCTGTCGGACCCCGCGATCGAGATCCCGCAGTTCTACGCCCTGCTCACGCAGAACGCCCACCGCACCCCCTCCGTCCGCTCGCTGCGGCGTGCCTGGGTGCAGCCCGCGGTGGGCCCCGCGTATCTGGCCATCGGTCTGGATCTGTACGACACCGGCCCGCAGTCGGTCAAGACGGTGCGGGTGATGATGCAGCAGTCGGTGGCCGCCGTGCCGGACGGCCTTCCGGTGTCGACCGTGGCCATGGCCGACGAGTACGACCCGGTCACCATGTGGATGCGCGTCAATGCCCGCCCCTTCTACGACCGCGACGCCCACGCGGGGGCCCCGCCCACCGGCGGCGGGTACGGCTACCCTCCGCCGCACACCCGCTGA
- a CDS encoding ABC transporter substrate-binding protein, with the protein MRIFKSGAVRAITAAVAVGLIATGCASERGKDGDKGGDKDTFVFAGAGDPGSLDPALASDGETFRVTRQAFEALLEHESGGSKLVGGLAEKWSSDPAGKVWTFNLRKGVKFHDGEAFNAAAVCANYDHWFNWKGTYQSSAVSYYWQTIMGGFAKNEDKEAPKPNYKSCTAKDENTAVIEVNEPSANLPGGFSLQALAIHSPKAIKEYEKQDATAKGDAITYPKYSQEAGTVAGTGPYKITKWNKGNKEVTLERFDDYWGEKAKVKNLVFRTIDTEAGRRQALQAGDIDGYDLVAPADVKTLEKEGYEVPTRDVFNIFYVGMTQSKNPALKKLEVRQAISHAIDREGIVKTQLPEGGKAATQFMPDTVAGFSDKVKTYPFDTNKAKELLKKAGEEKLKIEFCYPTEVTRPYMPAPQDMFERMKADLEKAGITVTPKAMKWAPDYLDATEAGSCALHMLGWTGDFNDGYNFIGTWFAGPDKQWGFDDKKVFDSVNAASKVTDPAGRVEAYKKANETIMEYVPGVPISASPPAIAFAKNVNPPKVSPLTQENFAEVSFK; encoded by the coding sequence ATGCGAATATTCAAGTCCGGAGCTGTCCGGGCGATCACGGCGGCGGTGGCCGTCGGCCTGATCGCCACCGGCTGCGCCAGCGAGCGGGGCAAGGACGGTGACAAGGGCGGCGACAAGGACACGTTCGTGTTCGCCGGCGCCGGTGACCCCGGCTCCCTCGACCCTGCGCTCGCGAGCGACGGTGAGACCTTCCGGGTCACCCGTCAGGCCTTCGAGGCCCTGCTCGAGCACGAGTCCGGCGGCAGCAAGCTCGTCGGCGGTCTTGCCGAGAAGTGGTCCAGCGACCCGGCCGGCAAGGTGTGGACGTTCAACCTGCGCAAGGGTGTGAAGTTCCACGACGGAGAGGCGTTCAACGCCGCCGCGGTCTGCGCGAACTACGACCACTGGTTCAACTGGAAGGGCACCTACCAGTCGAGCGCGGTCTCCTACTACTGGCAGACCATCATGGGCGGCTTCGCCAAGAACGAGGACAAGGAAGCCCCCAAGCCGAACTACAAGTCCTGCACGGCGAAGGACGAGAACACCGCGGTCATCGAGGTCAACGAGCCCTCGGCGAACCTGCCCGGCGGCTTCTCCCTCCAGGCGCTGGCGATCCACTCGCCGAAGGCCATCAAGGAGTACGAGAAGCAGGACGCGACCGCCAAGGGCGACGCGATCACGTACCCCAAGTACAGCCAGGAGGCCGGCACGGTCGCCGGCACCGGCCCGTACAAGATCACGAAGTGGAACAAGGGCAACAAGGAAGTCACCCTTGAGCGCTTCGACGACTACTGGGGTGAGAAGGCCAAGGTCAAGAACCTGGTCTTCCGCACGATCGACACCGAGGCCGGCCGCCGTCAGGCGCTGCAGGCCGGTGACATCGACGGTTACGACCTGGTCGCCCCGGCCGACGTGAAGACGCTGGAGAAGGAGGGTTACGAGGTCCCGACCCGTGACGTCTTCAACATCTTCTACGTCGGTATGACGCAGTCGAAGAACCCCGCGCTGAAGAAGCTCGAGGTCCGGCAGGCCATTTCGCACGCCATCGACCGCGAGGGCATCGTCAAGACGCAGCTGCCCGAGGGCGGCAAGGCCGCGACCCAGTTCATGCCCGACACGGTCGCCGGTTTCTCGGACAAGGTGAAGACCTACCCGTTCGACACCAACAAGGCCAAGGAACTCCTCAAGAAGGCCGGTGAGGAGAAGCTCAAGATCGAGTTCTGCTACCCGACCGAGGTCACGCGCCCCTACATGCCGGCGCCGCAGGACATGTTCGAGCGTATGAAGGCCGACCTGGAGAAGGCCGGCATCACGGTCACCCCGAAGGCCATGAAGTGGGCCCCGGACTACCTGGACGCCACCGAGGCCGGCTCCTGCGCCCTGCACATGCTCGGCTGGACCGGTGACTTCAACGACGGCTACAACTTCATCGGCACCTGGTTCGCCGGTCCCGACAAGCAGTGGGGCTTCGACGACAAGAAGGTCTTCGACTCGGTGAACGCCGCTTCGAAGGTCACCGACCCCGCGGGTCGTGTGGAGGCCTACAAGAAGGCCAACGAGACGATCATGGAGTACGTCCCGGGTGTCCCGATCTCGGCGTCCCCGCCGGCGATCGCGTTCGCCAAGAACGTCAACCCGCCGAAGGTCTCCCCGCTGACGCAGGAGAACTTCGCCGAGGTCTCCTTCAAGTAA
- a CDS encoding ABC transporter ATP-binding protein: MALLSVEELSVTFTAKGRKDSTAVDGVSFDVDQGQVVGLVGESGCGKSVTSLALMGLLPGKGVKVGGRAEFDGQDLLSMSPRKLRDMRGSQLAMIFQDPLSSLNPVVPIGVQVTEILERHRGLKGEAARKEAANLLDRVGIPDPTRRLKEYPHQLSGGMRQRALIAMAVACAPRLLIADEPTTALDVTIQAQILELLKELVDQEGTALLMITHDLGVVAGLCDQVNVLYAGRAVESAGRRELFAHPTHPYAHGLLGSIPRLDAPRGEPLSPIRGSINDRIAWADGCAFAPRCDYYTMECLTGTPELTEPRAAGHQVRCVNPVLPKPKAEVSA; this comes from the coding sequence ATGGCACTGCTCTCAGTTGAAGAACTCAGCGTCACCTTCACCGCCAAGGGCCGCAAGGACTCCACGGCCGTCGACGGCGTCTCGTTCGACGTCGACCAGGGCCAGGTCGTCGGCCTCGTGGGCGAGTCGGGCTGCGGCAAGTCCGTGACCTCGCTCGCCCTGATGGGCCTGCTGCCCGGCAAGGGCGTGAAGGTCGGCGGGCGCGCCGAGTTCGACGGCCAGGACCTGCTGAGCATGAGCCCCCGCAAGCTGCGGGACATGCGCGGCAGCCAGCTGGCGATGATCTTCCAGGACCCGCTGTCCTCGCTGAACCCGGTCGTCCCCATCGGCGTCCAGGTCACCGAGATCCTCGAGCGCCACCGCGGGCTCAAGGGCGAGGCCGCCCGCAAGGAAGCGGCGAACCTGCTGGACCGGGTCGGCATCCCCGACCCCACCCGGCGGCTCAAGGAGTACCCGCACCAGCTGTCCGGCGGTATGCGCCAGCGCGCGCTCATCGCCATGGCCGTCGCGTGTGCGCCCCGGCTGCTCATCGCCGACGAGCCGACGACCGCGCTCGACGTGACCATCCAGGCGCAGATCCTGGAACTGCTCAAGGAACTGGTCGACCAGGAGGGCACCGCCCTGCTGATGATCACCCACGACCTGGGCGTCGTGGCCGGCCTCTGCGACCAGGTCAACGTGCTGTACGCGGGCCGGGCCGTCGAATCCGCGGGCCGCCGCGAGCTGTTCGCGCACCCCACCCACCCGTACGCGCACGGTCTGCTCGGATCCATCCCCCGGCTGGACGCGCCGCGCGGCGAACCGCTCAGCCCCATCCGCGGATCCATCAACGACCGCATCGCCTGGGCGGACGGCTGCGCGTTCGCGCCGCGCTGCGACTACTACACGATGGAGTGCCTGACCGGCACACCCGAACTGACCGAACCACGCGCGGCCGGACACCAGGTGCGTTGCGTCAACCCGGTCCTTCCCAAGCCCAAGGCGGAGGTCTCGGCATGA
- the glyA gene encoding serine hydroxymethyltransferase: MSLLNTPLHELDPDVAAAVDAELHRQQSTLEMIASENFAPVAVMEAQGSVLTNKYAEGYPGRRYYGGCEHVDVVEQIAIDRIKALFGAEHANVQPHSGAQANAAAMFALLKPGDTIMGLNLAHGGHLTHGMKINFSGKLYNVVAYHVDDATGQVDMAEVERLAKESKPKLIVAGWSAYPRQLDFAAFRRIADEVGAYLMVDMAHFAGLVAAGLHPNPVPHAHVVTTTTHKTLGGPRGGVILSTAELAKKINSAVFPGQQGGPLEHVIAAKAVSFKVAASEDFKERQQRTLDGARILAERLVQADVTEHGVSVLSGGTDVHLVLVDLRNSELDGQQAEDRLHEVGITVNRNAIPNDPRPPMVTSGLRIGTPALATRGFQDEDFREVADIIAEALKPSYDVPALRARVTALAEKHPLYPGL, encoded by the coding sequence ATGTCGCTTCTCAACACCCCTCTCCACGAGCTGGACCCGGACGTCGCCGCCGCTGTCGACGCCGAGCTCCACCGTCAGCAGTCCACCCTCGAGATGATCGCCTCGGAGAACTTCGCTCCGGTCGCGGTCATGGAGGCCCAGGGCTCCGTCCTCACCAACAAGTACGCCGAGGGCTACCCGGGCCGCCGCTACTACGGCGGCTGCGAGCACGTCGACGTGGTCGAGCAGATCGCCATCGACCGCATCAAGGCGCTCTTCGGCGCCGAGCACGCCAACGTGCAGCCCCACTCGGGCGCGCAGGCGAACGCGGCGGCGATGTTCGCGCTGCTGAAGCCGGGCGACACGATCATGGGCCTGAACCTGGCCCACGGCGGTCACCTGACCCACGGCATGAAGATCAACTTCTCCGGCAAGCTCTACAACGTGGTCGCGTACCACGTGGACGACGCCACCGGCCAGGTCGACATGGCCGAGGTCGAGCGGCTCGCCAAGGAGTCCAAGCCGAAGCTGATCGTGGCCGGCTGGTCCGCGTACCCGCGTCAGCTGGACTTCGCGGCCTTCCGCCGGATCGCCGACGAGGTCGGCGCCTACCTGATGGTCGACATGGCGCACTTCGCCGGCCTGGTCGCCGCGGGTCTGCACCCCAACCCGGTGCCGCACGCCCACGTCGTCACCACGACCACGCACAAGACCCTCGGCGGTCCGCGCGGCGGTGTGATCCTCTCCACGGCCGAGCTCGCCAAGAAGATCAACTCCGCGGTCTTCCCGGGCCAGCAGGGCGGCCCGCTGGAGCACGTCATCGCGGCGAAGGCGGTCTCCTTCAAGGTCGCCGCCTCCGAGGACTTCAAGGAGCGCCAGCAGCGCACGCTGGACGGCGCCCGCATCCTGGCCGAGCGCCTGGTCCAGGCCGACGTCACCGAGCACGGCGTCTCCGTCCTGTCCGGCGGCACGGACGTGCACCTGGTCCTGGTGGACCTGCGCAACTCCGAGCTGGACGGCCAGCAGGCCGAGGACCGTCTCCACGAGGTCGGCATCACGGTCAACCGCAACGCCATCCCGAACGACCCGCGGCCGCCGATGGTCACCTCGGGTCTGCGGATCGGCACGCCGGCGCTGGCCACCCGCGGTTTCCAGGACGAGGACTTCCGCGAGGTCGCGGACATCATCGCCGAGGCGCTGAAGCCGTCGTACGACGTGCCGGCGCTGCGCGCCCGCGTGACGGCCCTGGCCGAGAAGCACCCGCTCTACCCTGGTCTGTGA